The genomic segment TGATTTGTAATCAGCAGGTTGCGGGTTCAAGTCCCATCGCCAGCTCCAGTACAGGTGGGGTTCCCGAGTGGCCAAAGGGAACAGACTGTAAATCTGTCGGCGTACGCCTTCGGAGGTTCAAATCCTCCCCCCACCACCACGTTAATTAAGCCAGTCGCAAGACTGGCTTTTTTTGTGCCTAATTTCTGCATAACCTCTTTTGCATATTATCCAATAAAAAAGCCAACTCTACTTAAAGAGCTGGCTCATCATGTGTGATCTCAAAACTCATGCCTGTTTTCCGCAACCAATCATAAGCGACCGGCTCCCCAAAGCCGATCACGCCATCCTGTCATCCATTACGTGCAAGTTAGATTCGATCATCAAGCTCACCAACACGCTTATTAAAGATTATCTCTATCGCAAAGAAACTGCTGTTGTCTCAAAAAAGCAGTTCTTGTCGCATTAAAGCAAGTTCGTAATAGACGCACCCCCATAACGAACATACCCCCACAATTTTCTATTGTGGCTTTTGGGTCACCGGTACAGAGCGTTCGAACTGAGCCTGACTGTACACTTCGCTTAGAAGCTGATCGGCGACTCCATTTAAACGTTTCTGGAAGCCAGATGGAAGCGCTTCGATTTCTTCTGCAAGTTCTGCCATCAGGCTAAACAAATTCTCTGAAAAATATCTGCTCTTGGGATCAACTTTATGTGTTGCTTTAGGCATTTTCCCCTCCGTGAGTTGGTTTTACTTATGTGGTTTCGCATTCTGAAAAAAACATGAATGTAGGGTTTGCATCAAACAAAATTGGCGTATTTTGCCTGACATAGGAACGTATTAACTGTATGCAAAATCAAAGCGAAGATCATGACGTATATTTACAGTGGTTCGCATCGATTTTTTTTGATGTTGGTCACATAACCAAAAATAATAACGTGTTGGCTAAAGTGTCTTTTGTATTTTTGCAAACATTATTTTGCATTTTTTAATATTTTCTGCTGTAATTAGACATTTTTATTTAGTTATCGCTCAAAAAAATCTTTTTCACTTGCCAAAACACTGTTGCATGCGTAGAAATTTTTCGTTGCCAAGATCCACTAATTCTTAGCAAGACCATCCAAGGTGGGGTTCCCGAGTGGCCAAAGGGAACAGACTGTAAATCTGTCGGCGTATGCCTTCGGAGGTTCAAATCCTCCCCCCACCACCATGGAACACGTTGTGGTTAGCTCAAACAAGCTAGCCACTTTTTTATTGCCTTTCACTCTCCCCTCTGAATCAATCTAGAACGATATTCTTCTATCCTCATAATATAATAAGAATCTCAAGCCTTATAACAGCTTTGCATAAAGTTATAATAATAATCAAGCATTGATTATGACATAAGCTAATTTAGGAGATTTTTATGCAACAGCCCAAACGCTCACCCGAAGAAGCAAAAAAGCTAATCTGCCCCTATCAGCTCAGCAATGCCGACTTTGCGTTTCGTTTCAAAGACGAAGCCTCAGACCATGGAAAATGCATGGCAGAACGATGTATGGCTTGGAGCGATGGACGCTGTTTGCTTATCCCATCCACTCCATAGCTAGTTTTAGGCTACGTCACTCCATACACCGCCTGAAGCACTAGTCGCCAACCCCTCATAAAACACACGACCCAAAACTCCTTGGTTCGCTACCGTAGTATTTTTTACGACCTGCATTTTTTGTCTATTCACCAGCCCGCCCCATCTTATGCCAAAATATTTTAATACGATTGTCAAACAATCTATTCAAAACCATTCTCCACTTATGCAGTAGGAATATTGGCGTAGCCTGCCTAACGTATCACCTCACTATTACAACATTATATATACATGTATAAGTACGGTATAATTTGGCATTCAAATATTTTTTCTGAAGTAATTATATACTAGATTACTCTATTTTCCATAACCATGCATACTTTCAACAAGCCATAGTCAATGCGACAAAGTTACAGACTAAAGCGGTATAGTTATAATTGGAATAACAGTTTTTGTAACACCTTGTTTTCAAGCACATTATAAAAGAGAAAAAGTAACAATCCTATTTCCCACCACGCTTGTTACGTATTAATTTTATTTTTTCTAAATCATTTTTCATATAATTGTGTTACGTTGCTTAAGAAATAGGAAAAAATATGTTGCAACTATATTTTCTCCCTTTTGTCGCGTGTCTTGACAAAAGGAACGTCTGTTAACCCTTGGATGGCCAAGGAGGCCAGCATGTATAAAACTGAAACGTGGAATTGGGAGGTCGGTCAACGCACCACTGCGGATATGACACCCGACAGCACCCACAAATGGCAGGAAGAAATTTTTATTTCTCCTGACGGGGAGAAGGCTTCTGCCGTTGTGTGTCTGGATGATGCTGAGTTCTCAATACGGACGAATGACAGTGTTTCTGAAAACACATTCGAAAAATTGTGGGAACTTACATACGCTGCAAATGGTAACCTGTGCTGCTATGCAATGCAGGATGAAGAATGGACCGTCGTCGTAGCCGACAGCCCATGGGAAGAATCATACGGCTTTGTCTGGTCACCGCTAATCAGTGCCGACGGTACCAATGTAGCGACAGCGGTTCAGCAGGATATGGAATACGGCATGTCCGTAAACGGGGTACTGTGGGAAAATCTTTTTGAAAATGCAAATAACTTTGCAATAAGCTCAGACGGTAAAAAATCCGCTGCCGTTGTTCAGGTGAAACCAATGGGGCAAGCAGACCTGCAAACCTTCCGCGACGGAATTTTTTCCATCGCTGTAGATGGTGTTGCATGGGATAACAACCTCATGAATCTTTGGACACCTGTATTTGATAACAACGCTTACCGCGTTGCAGCGCAAGTTCGCCTTACTCTTTATGATTATAGTATTATTGTAGACAACACACTTTGGGACAATACGTACCAAGGAGTCTGGGAGCCTCTGTTTACTCCAGATGGAAAACATGTAGTTGCTCCCGTACGCCAAGGTGGAAAATGGGGAATGGCTAAAGACGGCCAACTCATTTGGAAAGCCACATACGCAAACTGTTGGCATCACCAGTTCAGCGCAGATGGCGAGAACCTTTACGCTATTGTTGCACCTGAATACGGTAAATTTTCTGTTGCCGTAAATGACAAGCCATGGAGCATGCGCTCCCCTGTCATAACTGATCTTGCCGTTTCTCCCGATGGAAAAAGTGCTGCTGCTCTGGCAAACACCGTAAATAAAAATTGGCGCATTTGTGTAAACGGTTCCGTTTGGGATGGAACCTACGACATGGCATGGAAGCCAGTATTCTGTCCTAATAGCAAGTCGGTTGCTGCCAAGGTACGTAAAAATGGCAGATACTCTGTCATCCTGAACGGTAAAGCTGTTGGTGGTGAATTTGATATGTGCTTTGACCCTATTTTTAACGCTGACGGCAGCAAAGTTCTTATTCGCGGTATTCTCAACCAAAAAGTACTGCGTGTTGTTGCAAATGTGTCCAACTAACCAACCGGAGATTTTGCTATGAACAGTCTCTATAATTTTGCTGTAGGACCGTTAGCATGGGCAGCCTTTATCATTTTGGCTGTAACAGCAGT from the Halodesulfovibrio sp. genome contains:
- the tmcD gene encoding electron transfer complex subunit TmcD, which encodes MYKTETWNWEVGQRTTADMTPDSTHKWQEEIFISPDGEKASAVVCLDDAEFSIRTNDSVSENTFEKLWELTYAANGNLCCYAMQDEEWTVVVADSPWEESYGFVWSPLISADGTNVATAVQQDMEYGMSVNGVLWENLFENANNFAISSDGKKSAAVVQVKPMGQADLQTFRDGIFSIAVDGVAWDNNLMNLWTPVFDNNAYRVAAQVRLTLYDYSIIVDNTLWDNTYQGVWEPLFTPDGKHVVAPVRQGGKWGMAKDGQLIWKATYANCWHHQFSADGENLYAIVAPEYGKFSVAVNDKPWSMRSPVITDLAVSPDGKSAAALANTVNKNWRICVNGSVWDGTYDMAWKPVFCPNSKSVAAKVRKNGRYSVILNGKAVGGEFDMCFDPIFNADGSKVLIRGILNQKVLRVVANVSN